The Microcystis panniformis FACHB-1757 region TATGGAATACTCGGACCGGTTAGTTTAGGGGTGCAACTCCATATTTGGGGTCCAGAATTTGCCGGTACAGCCACATTTAGAATTATCTTCGTCAAAGTCACTGTGGAATTTGGCGATCAATCTTCTCGCTTACCAGAGCCTATCGATTGGGAAAGTTTCCAAAGTTCCTTCTTACCCCCTGCGAAATCAACAGCACAAGGTTCATCAACAGCTGCAGACGTTTGTAGTGTTGTTGTCAATCAAGGAGTCACCAAACAACTCTCACCGGCAACAACCAAAGAAGTCGCCTTTGTCGTCAATCCCAAAGAGTTAGAGCTAGTAGTTAATTCTGCTATCCCCAGCAAGCAAGCATTGTACGATAAAAAATCTCTCGGTATTGGTGAGGCAAAAACTAATTTTGGGATTCGTTCTATGGGGGTTACAAAAGAGCAACTAGACACGAGTTATAACATTAAGATTAAACGGCAGGAAAAGGGAGGAAGTGGCTCAGTAACTGTTCCTCAGAACGAGTTCCAATTTATCCCGATAACTCAAGATGTACCAACTGCACTTTGGGGCGATGCTAAGGTTAAATTGACGAAAGTAAAGGGTAAAGACTCAGAACGAATTCTTCTCCCTGAAGCTAACGATCAGCAATTTGTTAAGAACACTCTCTCAGGTTTCCGTATTGTTCCTCAAATCAAGAAAGATGTCTGTAGCACTAATAGTATTGATGTCAACGAATTGCTACACGATACCACCGCCATAGATAAGGTTTACACTTGGCAAAATATGACGGCTTTTTCTGGGGTTTCAGCCGATAATCAAGCAACGAGAACTACTGCGGTCAAAAACAGTATTGTAACTAACAATACTAAAAATAATCGCAAAAATCTTCTACAATCTCTCGGCTTTAATCCAGACAATGATGTTCAATTAACTGAGTCTGTCGCCAATTCTTTTGTCATTGCACCCCAGGTTAAAGCGTAATTCAGATCAAGTCAGGGCGGTATCTCTAGCCCGCCCTTATTAAGCTTTCGCCCGAACTAGCTCCTTCAACAACTCTCTAACACCTATTTACCAAGAGGATTAATCTTATGTCCACCTCAGCTACTAACATTAAAGTTCAATTTATCGAACATCGTCAACCTCCCCTAAATAGTGGTACTTATACAGTGGAAGTTGAGCAAACTGTTAAGACCAAAAACTCTCAGAAAATACCTGAGCAGACATTCAGTAAAGAGCTTACCTTTTATGTAGATGGCCATCGTTTTGCTCCCCTAACTCCTGATAGCATTTATGCCGTTTTTCCCCCTGCGGGAAACTTGGGCGAGTATTCTAATGCCTTGCCCCATATCATCCTCAAACGCGGTACTCTGCCTTGGGAGCGTACTATCAAATCAACAGATACTGATCTCCCTTGGTTAGCTCTCCTTCTGTTTCAGGAATCAGAAAAACCTGAACCAAAAACAATTAAATTAAAGGAACTCAAACCAACTTCTGGTAATATTAAATTTCCCACATTTAACTATGAAACTGGACAAAAAGATGAAGATGAGCTTACGGTAATTGATGTTCCTAAAGGCATTTTAGAAAAAATCCTGCCTTCGGAAGAAGATATAGCTCTCCTTGCTTATATTAACCAAATAACTAACGATCAAGGTAAATCTCTCAGTGAACCTTTAGCCACTATTTTAGGCAACCGTTTACCCAAGAAAGGGGAAGTGAGTACCGTTCATTTAGTCGCCCTTGAAGAACGCTATATTGAAGAACGCTATAATGGAACATCTGGAGAATTTGACTATCAAGGCGCAGGACCTAACGATTTAATCCGCTTAGTCAGCCTTGTCAGTTGGAGTTTTGCCTGTGTTAATAGTAAGCACAATTTCGATGCCCTGCTCAAAGAAATTGATCGCAAACCCGACACCCTCAGACTTCCCTCCGAAGGTAATAATCCAGCAAAGCAATACCTAGATTTAGGTTATGTACCTCTCCACCACGCTCTGCGACAAGGAGATAAAACAATTTCTTGGTATCATAGTCCTTTAAGTACAGGCCAAAGCCAAGATAACCTAACTGCTCCTGTTCCTATAGCTGATCAATTGATGCGTTATGATCCTAATACGGGTATGTTTGATGTTTCCTACGCTATGGCTTGGCAATTAGGACGAATGCTTACCCTACAAAATCAACCCCTTGCTGTGGAGATTTTTAACTGGAAACGCTCTAAAGCTCAGGAGTTACATCAGATACAGCAACAAGTACTGCACCTACCTTTCCAAGGCACAACTGAAACTAACGGGGATCTACCTACAGCGATCGCCAATTGGTTCCAAGATTTAGAATTGCTCAAAAACGTTCCCTTTAACTATTTGGTTCCCGATACACGGTTACTTCCCCCCGAATCTTTGCGCTTCTTTTGGGTAGATTCCTATTGGGTTGACTGCTTACAAGATGGGGCTTTTAGTGTCGGACGAGTCACGAAAGAAGACTTGCGATTAGATGTTCAAAGTCGCAGTTTACGCCGAAGCAAAACCCAGTCTGATAAAACTATTACTGGCTTCTTGTTACATTCAGAAGTAGTATCCGGTTGGCCCGGTTTAGAAATAGAAGGTTACGTCAATCCCGTAACCGGAAATAATTTTGTCGGACCGGAGAATCAACTAACCATAATCCGAAGAGATCGGCTATCAGATAACATCTTACTCTGTTTTTTTGCAGGGGAGGTCAAAACTCTTGATCTTTCTCTTAAGGCATCATCCGTTAATTGTGGTGTAGATCCAATTGAAACAGGAACTAAGATTACTAAAGGACTACGACAACTCGACGGTAAGCAAACAACCGGAAACATAGAGGTTCCCTTCCGCAATCAAGATCTAAGAGTGATTGATATTAAGGAAATGACCAACAGGCTCAAACAAGGGTTAAAATCTACCTCCCAATTCACTTCTGCTCAATTTGCAGCCACCATGATTGAGGGATCGCCCAAAGTTAGATTTGTCGCACGGGGTTAGAGTTGTTGGGTAATGTCTTTGGGCTTTTGGGAAATCAAAAAGTACCGTATCTGGGAGTGTCGGGGGGAAAATTCCGGGACTTTTTCCCTGAAAATTAGGTAATTGACCCCCTCAAAATCGGTAAAACCCCACACCCCACACCCTACCCCCACGACAAACTTTTTCAGCAAACCCTAACTAACTCAAACCTTCAAAATAATCGCGAATTTGATGACCTCGCCCGGATTGACGCAATTTTTGCAATGCTTTCAACTCAATTTGTCGTACCCTTTCCCGGGATAATTCCAAAGTGCGACCGATATCGGCTAAAGAATGGGATTTACCATCGAGAAAACCATAGCGCAATTCAATCACTTCTCGTTCGCGAGTGGTTAAATCTGCCAATAATTCTCTGATATCTCTTTGCAAAGATTCATAGACAAAATGATTTTCTGAAGACACTGCTTCGGTTTCCAAAAGGTCTATTAATTCCGTATCTTTTTCCTTACCTACCTTAATTTCCAAGGAAACCGAACGCGGCACTGTCATCAACACTTCCCGCACAGCTTCAGGAGTCACAGCTAACTCTTGGGCAATTTCCTCTACGGTCGCAGTGCGACCGCGGATTTGGGAGATTTTCCGTTGTGCCTTCTTAATTTTGTTGAGTTTTTCGGTAATATGAACTGGTAAGCGAATCATCCGGCTTTGAGTTGCGACCGCTCTCGTCATTCCTTGACGGATCCACCAGTAGGCATAGGTACTAAAACGATAGCCTTTGGTGGGATCAAATTTCTTGACGGCCCGTTCTAAACCCAGGGTTCCCTCTTGAATCAAATCCAATAATTCTAAACCGCGATTCTGATATTTTTTGGCCACCGACACCACCAGACGTAAATTGGCCTTGATCATTTGTTCTTTGGCACGGGTACCAAGGGCAATAATTTCTTCTAATTCCCCCACTTCTAAGCCCGCTAGGTGCGCCCAACGCTGTTTTCCTGCTTTTAAAGCATTTTTTAACTCAGACACGCTGATTTGGGCAGTTTTTGCCCAACGTTCTAGGGAAGGACGATGGGCTAACCGAGCGGTTAGCTGATCGCGCACCTCAATTAACTTGACAAATTGCTGTACTTGTGCATCACCTTGTTTAACGGCGGCGGCGCATAATTTCAGTAAAGACAGATGACGCTGTACCTGTTGCGCTTGTTCAACTTCCT contains the following coding sequences:
- the sigC gene encoding RNA polymerase sigma factor SigC encodes the protein MSAINPSTLETEFISPSFSVLKLKENSIDLDEDFLGSDLEDDLVSSPEKSYSNGTTTDLVRLYLQDIGRVPLLKRDEEVEQAQQVQRHLSLLKLCAAAVKQGDAQVQQFVKLIEVRDQLTARLAHRPSLERWAKTAQISVSELKNALKAGKQRWAHLAGLEVGELEEIIALGTRAKEQMIKANLRLVVSVAKKYQNRGLELLDLIQEGTLGLERAVKKFDPTKGYRFSTYAYWWIRQGMTRAVATQSRMIRLPVHITEKLNKIKKAQRKISQIRGRTATVEEIAQELAVTPEAVREVLMTVPRSVSLEIKVGKEKDTELIDLLETEAVSSENHFVYESLQRDIRELLADLTTREREVIELRYGFLDGKSHSLADIGRTLELSRERVRQIELKALQKLRQSGRGHQIRDYFEGLS